The genomic region AGATGGACGGCTACGCGACGACCGAGGCGATCCGTCGGATGCCGCAGTTCGCCGGGCTGCCGATCATCGCGCTGACCGCCAAGGCGATGAAGGGCGACCGGGAGAAGAGCATCGAGGCGGGTGCCTCCGACCACGTCACCAAGCCGGTGGACACCGACCACCTGCTCGGCGTGATGCGCCAGTGGCTGGGGGCGCGCGGTTAGCCCACGGACATCGGCGTTTACTGGCGGGCCGGACCGGGAACCCGCTAGGGTCACTCATCGTTGCGAACAGTAACCGGACGACGACGGTCTGCAGGTGCATGCCGCCGCCTTCGGTCATCCGATAGGGCTGGGCAAGGGGGTGCGGCTAGCATGACCGGGTCGGTGGCAGGCGGTACACGGGTGCCGTCGCGCGGAAAACAGGTTGGCTATCCGGCAGGAGGGCGGGTCGTGGTGCAGAAAGCGAAGATCCTCCTGGTCGACGACCGACCGGAGAACCTGCTGGCGCTGGAGGCGATCCTCTCGGCGCTGGACCAGACGCTGGTGCGCGCCGTCTCCGGTGAGGAGGCGCTCAAGGCGCTGCTCAACGACGACTTCGCGGTGATCCTGCTGGACGTCCAGATGCCGGGCATGGACGGTTTCGAGACCGCCGCCCACATCAAGCGCCGGGAGCGGACCCGGGACATCCCGATCATCTTCCTCACCGCGATCAACCACGGCCCGCACCACACCTTCCGCGGCTACGCGGCCGGCGCGGTGGACTACATCTCCAAGCCCTTCGACCCGTGGGTGCTGCGCGCCAAGGTCTCCGTCTTCGTCGACCTCTACATGAAGAACTGCCAGCTCAAGGAGCAGGCCGCGCTGTTGCGGCTGCAGTTGGAGGACGACCGCGAGGACAGCGACCGGTCGGGTCGGCACGCCGCCGAGCCGCTGCTGGCCGAGCTGTCCGCCCGGCTGGCCTCGGTGGAGGAGCAGGCCGAGGCGCTGACCAAGCAGCTGGACGACTCGCCCGAGGCCGGGGCCGCCGCCACCGCCGCGCACCTGGAGCGCAAGCTGGCCGGTCTGCGGGCCGCGCTGGAGGCGCTGCGCCCGGGTGTCGAGCGGGCCTGACCAGTTCTTCGGCCGCTCGGGTGAACCGTTGACTCGCTGACGGTGTGTCGGCCGGCTTCGGCGACACGCCAAGGGCATGAGGGTCGGTCATGTGTCCACGGCTGTGGCCCGCCGGTAGGCTCTGGTGCCATGGCACCACGGACGCCGGGAAGCGCGGCACGCACCTCCAGTTCGGGGGCGGCGAAGAAGGCCGCACCGGCGAAGAAGGCCGCCCCGCGCAAGCCGGCGGCCAAGGCGCCCGCCAAGAGCCCTGCCAAGAGTCCTGCGAAGCCGCCCGCCAAGGCGGCGGCGAAGCGGGCCGCACCGGCGAACTCGGCCGCCAAGCCGCCCGTCGCGCCGCCCGCCCACAAACCCCCGATACTCTTCCGCGCCGTCCGAGCCTGCTGGCTGGGCCTGGCGCACAGCGTGGGCGCGGTCTTCCGCGGCTTCGGCGACGGCGCCAAGGGCCTGCACCCGCACCACCGCAAGGACGGTCAGGCGCTGCTGATGCTGGCGCTGGCCCTGGTGACCGCGGCCGGCACCTGGTTCAGCCCGCAGGGCTGGCTCGGCGCGGCCGCCACCAACGTGGTCAGCGGCCTGTTCGGCCGCCTCGACGTGCTGGTCCCGCTGCTGCTGGCGGCGATCGCGATCCGGTTGATGCGTCACCCGGAGCTGCCGGAGGCGAACGGACGGATCGTCATCGGCCTGTCCACGCTGGTGATCGGCGTGCTCGGTCTGGTGCACATCGGCTGCGGCGCCCCGGGCATGGACAGCGGCGCGACCCGGATCCGCGAGGCCGGCGGCATCCTCGGCTGGGGTGCCTCCACCCCGATGATGGCCGCCGCCGGGCCGCCGCTGGCGGTCCCGCTGCTGTTGCTGCTGGCCTTCTTCGGCCTGCTGGTGGTCACCGCCACCCCGGTCAACAAGATCCCGGAGCGGCTGCGGCTGCTCGGTGAGCGGCTCGGCGTGGTCGAGCCGCTGCCCGCCGACGATCCGGACCTGGAGTACGGCACCGACGGCCGCGAGTACTCCACCGAGCCGCCCGAGGACGCCGACCCGGACGCACTGCCCTACACCGTCGAGGGGGCCGGCGCCGAGGACGAGCTCGGTGCCCGTCGCCGCCGGCGCGGCCGCCGCAAGCAGGTGGACGAGCCGGAGCTGGCGCCCGCGGTGCCCGACATGTTCGTCAAGGACCCGTTCCAGACCCGCGACCTGGCCGCCGGGGTGGCCGCCGACCTGGACGGCGCGCTGTTGCACGGCGTGCCGGCCTCGCCGGCGGTGGCCAGCATGATGCACCAGGTGCAGGACCGGACGGCGCCGCCGGAGGACGCCGCCGTGCCCTCGGCGCGCACACCCGCGCCCGGCGCGGCGCCCGGTGAGCCGTCCGCGCGCCCCGAGCACACTGCCGCGCCCGACCGGATGGAGCAGCTGCAACTGCTCAGCGGCGGGGGCTACGCGCTGCCCTCGCTGGACCTGCTGGAGCGCGGCGGCCCGGGCAAGACCCGCAGCAAGCTCAACGACGACGTGGTCGCCCAGCTGACCTCCACCTTCGCCGAGTTCAAGGTGGACGCGAAGGTCACCGGTTTCACCCGGGGTCCGACGGTCACCCGCTACGAGGTCGAGCTGGGTCCGGCCGTCAAGGTCGAGCGGATCACCGCGCTGGCCAAGAACATCGCCTACGCCGTGGCCAGCCCGGACGTGCGGATCATCAGCCCGATCCCCGGCAAGTCCGCGGTCGGCATCGAGATCCCCAACCGGGACCGCGAGATGGTCAACCTCGGTGACCTGCTGCGCTCGCGGGTGGCTGCCGAGGACACCCACCCGATGGTGGTCGGCATGGGCAAGGACGTCGAGGGCCACACGGTGCTCGCCAACCTCGCCAAGATGCCGCACATCCTGGTCGCGGGTGCCACCGGCGCGGGCAAGTCCAGCTGCATCAACTGCCTGATCACCTCGATCCTGGCCCGGGCCACCCCGGACGAGGTCCGGATGGTGCTGGTCGACCCCAAGCGGGTCGAACTGACCGCCTACGAGGGCATCCCGCACCTGATCACGCCGATCATCACCAACCCGAAGAAGGCCGCCGAGGCGCTGCAGTGGGTGGTCCGCGAGATGGACCTGCGCTACGACGACCTCGCCGCCTACGGCTTCCGGCACGTGGACGACTTCAACGCGGCGGTGAAGGCCGGCAAGGTGACCCCGCCGCTGGGCAGCGAACGGGAGCTGACGCCGTATCCGTACCTGCTGGTGATCGTCGACGAGCTGGCCGACCTGATGATGGTCGCGCCGCGCGACGTCGAGGACTCGGTGGTCCGGATCACCCAGCTGGCCCGCGCCGCCGGCATCCACCTGGTGCTCGCCACCCAGCGGCCCTCGGTGGACGTGGTGACCGGTCTGATCAAGGCCAACGTGCCCTCCCGGCTGGCCTTCGCCACCTCGGCGATGGCCGACTCCCGGGTCATCCTGGACCAGCCGGGCGCCGAGAAGCTGATCGGCAAGGGCGACGCGCTCTTCCTGCCGATGGGCGCCAGCAAGCCGGTCCGGATGCAGGGCGCCTTCGTCACCGAGGCCGAGATCGCCGCCGTGGTGCAGCACTGCAAGGACCAGCTGAGCGCCTCGTACCGGGACGACGTCACGGTCGGGGGTGGCCCCAAGAAGGAGATCGACGAGGAGATCGGTGACGACCTCGACCTGCTGATCCAGGCCGCCGAGCTGGTGGTCTCCACCCAGTTCGGCTCCACCTCGATGCTGCAACGAAAGCTGCGGGTCGGCTTCGCCAAGGCCGGCCGGCTGATGGACCTGATGGAGTCACGCGGCATCGTCGGCCCCAGCGAGGGGTCCAAGGCCCGGGACGTACTGGTCAAACCGGACGAGTTGGACGGGGTGCTGGCCCTCATCCGTGGGTAGGCCATCAGGGGAGTCGACGAAGCTGACGCCCCTTCACCCCGCTGCCGCGCGTTCGGTCGAACTCCGGTTGAGAAACGATTCGCCTGCACCCCTAGACTGTTCTTCCAGCAGGTGGCCTCCGCTCGAAAGGCGTGCCCAGTGACCGTCGGCAAGTCTTCCCACCACGACAAGCGCCGATCCTCCGCCACTCCCAGCGACCCCGCCGCGGGGTCGGCTGCCGGTGCCCAGGACGGTGGCCCGAGCATCGGCCGGACGCTGGCCGAAGCCCGACTCGCCGCCGGCCTGACGGTGGACGAGGTGAGCAGCGCCACCCGGGTCCGGGTGCCGATCGTGCACGCCATCGAGGAGGACGACTTCAGCCGCTGCGGCGGCGACTTCTACGCCCGCGGCCACCTGCGCGCGCTGGCCCGCGCGGTCGGCGCCGACGGCGACGCCCTGGTGGCCCGGTACGACGAGATCCACGGCACCGAGCCGGTGCAGCTCTCCCCGGTGGCCACGCTGGAGGCCAAGCGGATCCGGGCTGCCTCCGGCCGGCCGAACTGGACCGTGGCGATGCTGGTGGCGATCGCGGCGGTGGTCCTGCTGATCGGCTACAACCTGGTCAACGGCAAGCCGGGCAAGGTCTCGGCGGGCGCGGCCAGCGCCCCGCTGCCCAGCACCGCCTCGGCGCCCGCCTCGCCCACCGCCGTCCAGCCGCCCGCCCCGGCCCCCAGCGTGGCGCCGATCGCCGCCGCCCCGGCCGACAAGGTCACCGTCAAGCTGGTCGCCGAGGGCGGCACCAGCTGGATCTCGGCCGTGGACGGGGACGGCAAGTCGCTCTTCCAGAACAACCTGGACGAGGGCAAGGACCAGACCTTCACCGACCCCAAGCAGATCAAGCTGGTGATCGGCAACGCGGCGGCCGTGCACCTGTACGTCAACGGCAAGGACCTCGGTCCCGCCGGCAAGGACGGCCAGGTGGTGCACCTCACGTACACCCCCGGTGACCCGCAGGCCGGTTAGGCCCCGGACCAGCGACGATCTTCGAATCTTCGCCGCGCGGCCTCCGGGGGAAACGGCACCGGGGGCCGCGCGTTAATCTTGGCCCTATGCCTGAACGCCGTACTGTCGCCCTTGTCACGCTCGGATGCGCCCGCAACGAGGTGGACTCCGAGGAACTCGCCGGGCGACTGGAGGCCGATGGCTGGCTGCTGGTCGACGACGCCACCGAAGCCGATGTCGCGGTGGTGAACACCTGCGGCTTCGTGGAGGCCGCCAAGAAGGACTCGGTGGACGCCCTGCTGGAGGCCAACGACCTCAAGGGGCACGGCCGCACCCAGGCCGTGGTCGCGGTCGGCTGCATGGCCGAGCGCTACGGCAAGGAGCTGGCCGACGCGCTGCCCGAGGCCGACGGCGTGCTCGGCTTCGACGACTACGCCGACATCAGCGACCGCCTGCAGACCATCCTGTCCGGCGGCCACCACGCCTCGCACCTGCCGCGCGACCGCCGCAAGCTGCTCCCGCTGACCCCGGTCGAGCGCCAGGCCGCGGCCGCCGAGGTGGCGCTGCCCGGCCACGGCGCGGCCGAGGACCTCCCGGAGGGCCTGGCGCCCGCCTCCGGCCCGCGCACGCTGCGCAAGCGGCTGGACGACTCCCCGGTGGCCTCGATCAAGCTGGCCTCCGGCTGCGACCGCCGGTGCTCCTTCTGCGCCATCCCCGCCTTCCGCGGCTCCTTCATCTCCCGCCGCCCCTCCGACGTGCTGAACGAGGCCGTCTGGCTCGCCGAGCAGGGCGTCCGCGAGGTGGTCCTGGTCAGCGAGAACAACACCTCCTACGGCAAGGACCTGGGCGACATCCGGCTGCTCGAGACGCTGCTGGGCGAGATCGCCGCGGTCCCCGGCATCGAGCGGGTCCGGGTCAGCTACCTGCAGCCCGCCGAGATGCGCCCGGGGCTGATCGACGCGATGACCGGCACCGCCGACGTCCTCCCGTACTTCGACCTCTCGTTCCAGCACTCGGCGCCGGCCGTGCTGCGCCGGATGCGCCGGTTCGGCAACACCGAGCAGTTCCTGGAGCTGCTGCGGACCATCCGCGACAAGGCCCCGCAGGCCGGCGCCCGGTCCAACTTCATCGTCGGCTTCCCCGGCGAGACCGAGGAGGACTTCGCCGAGCTGGAACGGTTCATCACCGCGGCCGGCCTGGACGCGATCGGCGTCTTCGGCTACTCCGACGAGGACGGCACCGAGGCCGCGACCTTCGACGGCAAGTTGCCCGAGGACGTGGTGGCCGACCGGCTGGCCAAGCTCTCCAGGCTCGCCGAGGAGCTCACCGCGCAGCGCGCCGAGCAGCGGATCGGCACCGAGGTCGAGGTGCTGGTGGAGAGCATCGAGGATGGCGAGGTGGTCGGCCGGTCCGCCCACCAGGCCCCCGAGACCGACGGCCTGACCACGCTGACCGGTGCGTCGCAGGCCCGGCCGGGTGAGTTCTACCGTGCCCGGGTGGTCGCCTCCGAGGGTGTCGACCTGGTGGCCGAGGCGATCGAGCTCGTCCGTTCGGCGGCCGCGGTATGACCGGCGGGCCGGGCAGCCCGGCAGCGGCCCGCCCGGCCCACTCGGGGGCCGCACGGCCGGCGGTGCCCTCGCTGTGGAACCTCGCGAACATGCTCACCATGCTGCGGCTCGCGCTGGTGCCGGTCTTCGTGCTGCTGCTCTTCGCCGACGGCGGGCACAACCCGAAGTGGCGGGCGGTGGCCTGGGCGGCCTTCGCGATCGCGATGATCACCGACCTGTTCGACGGGGAGATCGCCAGACGCCGCGGTCTGGTGACCGACTTCGGCAAGATCGCCGACCCGATCGCCGACAAGGCGATCATGGGTGCCGCGCTGGTCGGCCTCTCGGTGCTGGGCGATCTGGCCTGGTGGGTCACCGTGGTGATCCTGGCCCGCGAACTGGGCATCACCCTGATGAGGTTCTGGGTGATCCGCTACAGCGTGATCCCGGCCAGCCGGGGCGGCAAGATCAAGACGCTCACCCAGGGCATCGCGGTCGGCATGTACGTGCTGCCGCTGACCGGCTGGCTGGCCACCGGACGGGCGGTGCTGATGGCTCTGGCCGTGGTGCTGACCGTGGCCACCGGCGCCGACTACGTGCGCCAGGCCGTCCAGCTTCGCCGGGAGGGGCGGCGGGCCGAGGCGGCCCGTGCCAAGGAGGCGAGATGACCGAGTTCGTTCCGCTGGCCCAGCAGGTGCACGCCGAGCTGCGCGGGCTGGGGGCCACCCTGGCGGTCGCCGAGTCGCTGACCGGGGGCCTGCTGGCGGCCCGGCTGGTGGACGTCCCCGGCGCCTCGGCGACCTTCCGCGGCTCGGTGACCACCTACGCCACCGAACTGAAGGCGGAGCTGCTGGGGGTGGACGAGGGGCTGCTCGAGGTCCACGGGCCGGTGCACCCGGTGGTGGCCCGGCAGATGGCCGAGGGAGTCCGTCGGCTGCTCGGCGCCACCTACGGGCTGGCGACCACCGGAGTGGCCGGTCCGGAGGCCCAGAACGGTCAGCCAGTCGGCACAGTACACCTGGGTTTCGCCGGTCCGGGCGGAACTGTCGCGAGATCGCCCCAGCTGTCGGGGGACCGTGCCACAATCCGACGCAAGGCCGTGGACGGTGCCCTGGAGCTCTTCCTGGCACACGCGGCCGCCACCGAGAGCGCGTCCGACACCACAAGCGTCGCCTGAACAACGGCTGAACAGGCAGAATCCGGGAAACCTCTCTCAACGAGGGGCGTGCCGGCGCCTGGGGCGGGAACAACAGGGGAGGGGAGAGCCTTGCAGCCCAGAGTGAACACGACCACGGTCCCCGCACACGACGCGGGCAAGGCGGTACGGTGGGGACGTGACATCTCGATCCGCAGTCCGAGGAGGGAGCCACCGATGATCCTGCTCCGTCGCCTCTTGGGTGACGTGCTGCGTCGGCAGCGCCAGCGCCAGGGCCGCACACTTCGCGAGGTGTCGGCCGCCGCACGAGTGTCGCTCGGATACCTCTCCGAGGTCGAGCGCGGGCAGAAGGAGGCCTCCTCCGAACTGCTCTCAGCGATCTGCGACGCTCTCGACGTCCGGATGTCCGAGGTCATGCGCGAGGTGAGCGACGAACTGTCGCTGGCCGAGCTCGCCACGATGGCCGCCCTGTCCGAGGACGACCTGCTTCGTCCGGTGCTGGAACCCGTGCAGTTGCCGGCGCCCGGTGAGCGGATGAGCTCGATCACTCCGAAGGCCGCGGCCGTGGACGTCGTCGCAGCCTGACCTCGCCCTGCAAACGGGGGGCCGAGAGAGGGAGTCGCGAGTGCACCGCTCCAACGCGGGCGGGCCAGCCGGCCGAATAGGACCCTCTGGCCGACGCCGGTTACCGATCCCGTACGGCCTGCGCCTGGTGGCGTCGGCCGTTCCGCTCAGTGTGGTGCTCTGGCTGCTGTTGACGCCGGGCTCCGGCCCTGGCGGGTCCGGAGCGCTGTTCGCCCTGCTCACTCTCGGCGGCTGGGGCATAGGTGTCCTCCCCGTGCACTGTGACCAGCGGCAGACCGGCCCCGCGCGGCGCGGCCTGCGCTCAGCCGCGCAGCCGCAGCCCGCGGGGAGTGGCGTGGAACCCGGCGGTCTCCAGGACGGCGCCCAGGGCTGAGCCGAGCGCCGGCTCACCGTTCGCCCGTTCCACCGTCAGCCCGCTCAGCAGGCCGCGCCGCACCGCCTCGACCAGCGCCCGCACCGCCGCCTGCAGCGGCTGCTCCTGCCCGGCCTGCTCGGCCCAGCAGAGCAGCGACTTGCCGCCGCGCTCCAGATAGAGCACCAGCTCGCCGTCGACCAGTACCACCAGGGCGCCCGCCTTGCGGCCGGGGCGGTGTGCCGAGGACTGCTCGCCCGGCGGCTCCGGCCAGGGCAGTGCGGCGCCGTAGGCATTGGCCGGATCGGCCGCCGCCAGCAGCTGGGCCTGCGGCTGAGCGCCGGAACCGGCGGGCTCGGGGGCGCGCTCCGGCCAGTCGGCGCCCCGGTCGCGCTCCAGCCGACCGTTGATCGACCGCAGCCGGTCCACCGCGCCGTCCAGCGCGAACTGGGCGCCGCCCAGGCCCTCGACCAGATAGCCCCGGCGGGCCCGCCCGCGCTCCTCGAAGGCGGAGAGCACCCGGTAGACCGCGGCGAAGCCGCCCTGGATCCGCTCGGCCTGCACGGTGCCCCTGGTGAGCACGCCGTGGCGGTCCAGCAGCACCTGGGCCTGGGCGGCGGCCCGAGCGGTCGGCTCGGCCGGCTCGGGCAGCAGCGACCAGCGGCCGGCGGTGGTGGGGTCGTTGCGCCTGGCCGGGGTGCGGGTCAGGCCGCTGTAGCGCCCGCGCGGGACGGACTTGGGTGCGCGGTGCGCGGTGGACCCGGCGGTACGGCCCGAGCCGAGCAGGGCGCGCACCGGGCCGAGGGTGTCGTTGGTGATCCGACCGGCCCAGACCAAGTCCCACAGGGCGGCGACGATCTCCGGCTCGGGGGTGTCCATCACCTGGGCACAGAGATCCCTGAAGTACAGGCCGTAACCGCCGGCCAACGGAGCCAGCAGGGCTTCGTGCAGTGGGGTGGGGGTGAACGGGAGCGCGTCGGGGCGCACCAGGTCCGCGGCCTCGCCCAGGTGCAGGCTGATCCAGCCGTCCTTGCCCGGCAGCGCGCCGGCGCCGGTCCAGCCGATCTCGCCCTCGGACATCAGCTGGTCCAGCAGGCCGCTCTGATAGTCGCTGAGCCGAGCCGGCAGGATCAGCCGCTCCAGCGCCGAGGCGGGCAGCACGGCGCCCTGCAACTGCTCGACCACCCGGAACAGGCCGTCCTCGCCGCGCAGCTGATGGCCGCTCAGATGCTGCCACTGCGGCAGGAAGGCGGCCAGCGCGCGCGGTGGCACCGCCTCCACCTCCTGGCGCAGCGCGGCCAGTGAGCGGCGGCGCAGCCGACGCAGCGTCTCGGCGTCGCACCACTCGACCTCGCCGGTGCCACCCGCCTCGACCGGGCGGAACTCGCCCTGGACCAGGCGCCCGGAGGCGGTCAGCCGCTGCAGCGTGCCGGTGACCACGGCGGTGCCCAGACCGAACCGGGCGGCGGCGTGCTGGGCGGTGAACGGGCCGTTGGTGCGGGCGAAGCGGGCCAGCAGATCGCCGAGCGGGTCCTTGACCGGTTCGGTGAACGCTTCCGGGATGCCCACCGGCAGGGGGGTGCCGAGTGCGTCGCTGAGCCGGCCGGCGTCCTCGATCGCGGCCCAGCGCTGCTCGCCGGCGATCCGGACCAGGATCGCCCGGCGGGTGGCCTGCAGCTCGACGACCCAGCCGGGTTCGGCGCCGCGCAGGACCAGCTCCTCGGTGCTGAGCGGGCCGAGCAGGCGCAGCGCGTCGGCGACGCCCTCGATGTCCTTGACCCGGCGCTCCGGGGTGAGCCGCTGGAGCTCGGCCTCCAGTTCGGCGAGCACGGCCGGGTCGATCAGCTCGCGCAGCTCGGCCTGGCCGAGCAGTTCGGCCAGCAGCCGGGAGTCCAGGGCCAGCGCGGCGGCGCGGCGCTCGGCCAGCGGGGAGTCGCCCTCGTAGAGGTACTGGGCGACGTAGCCGAAGAGCAGCGAGCGGGCGAACGGCGAGGGCTCGGGGGTGGTGACCTCGACCAGCCGCACGGCGCGCGATTCGAGGTCGCGCATCAGCTCGACCAGGCCCGGCAGGTCGAAGACGTCCTGCAGGCACTCGCGAACCGCCTCCAGCACGATCGGGAAGGAGCCGAACTCGCTGGCCACCTCGAGCAGCTGGGCGGCGCGCTGGCGCTGCTGCCAGAGCGGGGTGCGCTTGCCGGGGCTGCGGCGCGGCAGCAGCAGGGCCCGCCCGGCGCACTCGCGGAACCGGGAGGCGAACAGCGCCGAGCCGCCGACCTGGTCGGTGACCAGCTGCTCGACCTCGCCGGGGTCGAAGAGCACGGCGTCGGCGCCGACCGGGGCCTCGTCGGCGGCCGGGGCGTCGGGGGAGGGGAAGTCCAGGAGATCGGCGTCCGGCAGCCGCAGCACGATGCCGTCGTCGCCGTGCATCACCTGCGGGTCCAGGCCGTGGCGTTCGCGCAGCCGGGCGCCGAGCGCCAGTGCCCAGGGGGCGTGCACCTGGGCGCCGAAGGGGGAGTGGATGACGATCCGCCAGTCGCCCAGCTCGTCACGGAAGCGCTCGACCACGATGGTGCGGTCATCGGGCAGGTGGCCGGCGGCCTGGCGCTGCTCGGTGAGGTAGCCGAGCAGGTTGCCGGCCGCCCAGTCGTCCAACCCGGCCGCCAGCAGCCGCTGCCGGGCCTCGGGCTCGGGCAGGCCGCCGAGCTCGCGGACGAAGGCGCCCAGGGCCCGGCCGAGCTCCAGCGGGCGACCCAGCGAGTCGCCCTTCCAGAACGGCAGCCGGCCCGGGACGCCCGGGGCGGGGGTGACCAGGACCTTGTCGTGGGTGATCTCCTGGATCCGCCAGGAGCTGGTCCCGAGGGTGAAGACGTCGCCGACCCGGGACTCGTAGACCATCTCCTCGTCCAGCTCGCCGACCCTCCCGCCGCCCTTCTTGGGGTCGGCGCCGGCGATGAAGACGCCGAACAGGCCGCGGTCGGGGATGGTGCCGCCGGAGGTGACGGCCAGGCGCTGGGCGCCGGGGCGGCCGGTGACGGTGCCGGCCACCCGGTCCCAGACCAGGCGCGGGCGCAGCTCGGCGAAGGCGTCCGAGGGGTAGCGGCCGGCCAGCATGTCGAGCACCGAGTCGAAGGCGGACTGCGGCAGGGTGGCGAACGGGGCGGCCCGGCGGACCAGGGTGAGCAGCTCGTCCACGTCCCAGCTGTCCAGCGCGGTGATCGCGACCAGCTGCTGGGCCAGTACGTCCAGCGGGTTGCGCGGCACCCGCAGGGCCTCGATCCGCCCGGCCCGCATCCGCTCGGTGACCACGGCGGACTGCACCAGGTCGCCGCGGTACTTGGGGAAGACCACACCGGTGGAGACCGCGCCGACCTGGTGCCCGGCCCGCCCGACCCGCTGCAGGCCGGAGGCCACCGAGGGCGGCGACTCGACCTGGACCACCAGGTCGACCGCGCCCATGTCGATGCCCAGCTCCAGGCTGGAGGTGGCGACCACGGCGGGCAGCCGGCCGGCCTTGAGCTCCTCCTCGACCAGCGCGCGCTGCTCCTTGGAGACCGATCCGTGGTGCGCCCGGGCCAGCACCTGGGGGGCGCCCTTGGCGACCCCGGACTCGGCCATCAGCTGGGCCGGGGTGTGGTGCTCGGGCAGAGGCTCGCCGGTGGCGCGTTCGTGCGCGATCTCGTTCAGCCGGTTGCACAGGCGCTCGGCCAGGCGGCGGGAGTTGGCGAAGACGATGGTGGAGCGGTGGGCCTGGACCAGGTCGACGATCCGCTCCTCGACATGCGGCCAGATCGACGCCTGCTTGGCCGGGTCGTCCGCGGCCGGGGCGGGCGAGAGCTCGGCCAGGTCGGCGACCGGGACCACCACCGAGAGGTCGAACTCCTTGGCGGAGGGCGGTTGGACGATCGCCGCGCCGCGCTGCGGCGACAGGTAGCGGGCCACCTCCTCGACCGGGCGGACCGTGGCGGACAGGCCGATCCGGCGGGCCGGGCGCTCCAGCAGCTGGTCCAGCCGCTCCAGGCTGAGTGCCAGGTGGGCGCCGCGCTTGGTGCCGGCCACCGCGTGCACCTCGTCCAGGATCACCGTGTCGATGCCGCGCAGCGCCTCCCGGGAGGCCGAGGTGA from Kitasatospora azatica KCTC 9699 harbors:
- a CDS encoding ATP-dependent helicase, producing the protein MADQRLPSDPLAGFAPATRAWFEAAFDGPTTAQTGAWAALREKNDVLVVAPTGSGKTLAAFLSALDHLSSTPPPAEPRKRLRVLYVSPLKALAVDVERNLRAPLTGLRQAAVRLGLPEPEVQVGIRSGDTPAADRRRFQSHPPDILITTPESLFLLLTSASREALRGIDTVILDEVHAVAGTKRGAHLALSLERLDQLLERPARRIGLSATVRPVEEVARYLSPQRGAAIVQPPSAKEFDLSVVVPVADLAELSPAPAADDPAKQASIWPHVEERIVDLVQAHRSTIVFANSRRLAERLCNRLNEIAHERATGEPLPEHHTPAQLMAESGVAKGAPQVLARAHHGSVSKEQRALVEEELKAGRLPAVVATSSLELGIDMGAVDLVVQVESPPSVASGLQRVGRAGHQVGAVSTGVVFPKYRGDLVQSAVVTERMRAGRIEALRVPRNPLDVLAQQLVAITALDSWDVDELLTLVRRAAPFATLPQSAFDSVLDMLAGRYPSDAFAELRPRLVWDRVAGTVTGRPGAQRLAVTSGGTIPDRGLFGVFIAGADPKKGGGRVGELDEEMVYESRVGDVFTLGTSSWRIQEITHDKVLVTPAPGVPGRLPFWKGDSLGRPLELGRALGAFVRELGGLPEPEARQRLLAAGLDDWAAGNLLGYLTEQRQAAGHLPDDRTIVVERFRDELGDWRIVIHSPFGAQVHAPWALALGARLRERHGLDPQVMHGDDGIVLRLPDADLLDFPSPDAPAADEAPVGADAVLFDPGEVEQLVTDQVGGSALFASRFRECAGRALLLPRRSPGKRTPLWQQRQRAAQLLEVASEFGSFPIVLEAVRECLQDVFDLPGLVELMRDLESRAVRLVEVTTPEPSPFARSLLFGYVAQYLYEGDSPLAERRAAALALDSRLLAELLGQAELRELIDPAVLAELEAELQRLTPERRVKDIEGVADALRLLGPLSTEELVLRGAEPGWVVELQATRRAILVRIAGEQRWAAIEDAGRLSDALGTPLPVGIPEAFTEPVKDPLGDLLARFARTNGPFTAQHAAARFGLGTAVVTGTLQRLTASGRLVQGEFRPVEAGGTGEVEWCDAETLRRLRRRSLAALRQEVEAVPPRALAAFLPQWQHLSGHQLRGEDGLFRVVEQLQGAVLPASALERLILPARLSDYQSGLLDQLMSEGEIGWTGAGALPGKDGWISLHLGEAADLVRPDALPFTPTPLHEALLAPLAGGYGLYFRDLCAQVMDTPEPEIVAALWDLVWAGRITNDTLGPVRALLGSGRTAGSTAHRAPKSVPRGRYSGLTRTPARRNDPTTAGRWSLLPEPAEPTARAAAQAQVLLDRHGVLTRGTVQAERIQGGFAAVYRVLSAFEERGRARRGYLVEGLGGAQFALDGAVDRLRSINGRLERDRGADWPERAPEPAGSGAQPQAQLLAAADPANAYGAALPWPEPPGEQSSAHRPGRKAGALVVLVDGELVLYLERGGKSLLCWAEQAGQEQPLQAAVRALVEAVRRGLLSGLTVERANGEPALGSALGAVLETAGFHATPRGLRLRG